TTATATTATTCTGTAAGACTTCTCCGATATTTCTAATGTGATGAGGAGAAAATCCACACGTGTCGACTACCGCGTCCCATTTGCGATTTACTAAACTTGAAACATCATCATTTCTGTCACCGATTAACTGCTCTATTTCAGGAAAAATTTCTTTATTTGTTCCACGATTAAATAATGTAACTTCATTCCCTCTTTTTAATGCCTCTTCTACAAAAGCTCTTCCTAAAAATCGCGTACCACCTAGAATTAAAACCTTCATAGTTCTCCCCCATTCTTGATTGGAAATCCTTTCGTTTGTTAAACGATTTTTCGCTGCGGAAAGTTACGGGTGGGATGCAGATTTTCACTAAAATTTTAATTCTGTAAAAATAAAAAGAAACCATTTTGAAAAGTTAATCATCATGGCTTCTAAAATAATAAAGTGAGACTTTATTTAATTACCATTTCCTTATAGGCGTACGCACTATCATCCTCTACGACTAACCATTCATGAGTCGAATAACCACCATTCACTTTCCCTTTGGATGAAACTTCAACATCTAAACGATCTGAAATTCGTGCATCATCCACTTCTGCTCTATTAAAAGAGCCATCACTAAATTTAGCTGTTACAATCATTTTGTACATAAGAGGTTCATTTGATTTTGCAGTGTAGGCAGTTGCCCTAGCTTTTGATCCGGATCCTGACCACCTTGCACTATTATCCTAACTAATCGAAGCAAATGAAACGGAAGAAACCATACCTAATAAAGAAGCAGTTAGTCCTGTAACAGCTAAAGTTTTTTGAAGTAAGCTTTTCATATCTCCTTAATCTCCCTTTTTAAAATATTCACTTAAATATTCAAGTATTTTCAGGCCTTGTCCTCATTATACTAAAAAAAAATAATTTTATATCAAAAAATCCTAATATTTACATTTTCAACATACAAATTACCTTCTCATGAACTTTCCGTCATAAAACAAAAAGATGGTATGAAACTCCCATTCACACCATCTTTTTGCTTCCGTTATTTATTTGATCCTATATAAGGAAAAATGTATTTCACAATCAATTCCCATCTATCCCGTGCATTCGGCATAACTTCAGAAGCGATTACTACAACCAATTCCTTCTCCGGAATACAGCAAATCACATTCCCACCATCGCCCATTGCACAGTATGAAAAGATTCCTGCCTCTTCTCGTAACCACCATAAGTAACCATATTGATTTTGGTTCATTTCTGTCGATTCTTTTATCCATGATTTTGATAGTATTTGTTTTCCATTATGAATACCTTCATTCAAATACAACTGTCCAAACTTAGCCATATCTCTAGCTGTTAACGTAAGTCCCCAGCCGCCTGTTGAAATACCATTTGGATCATGAACCCATCCCTTTACATCTTTTCCGAATAAGTCATCGAATCCAAATGCTTTCATATTGTAGTTTGAAATTTCTCTCATGCCGAGTGGTTGAAATAAGTGTTCATTCGCAAATTCACGCACACTTTTTCCTGTTGCGCTCGTTATGATTGCTGATAGTAAATGAGCTCCTGCAGATGAATATTTAAAAGATCCAATTTCTCCGCCTTGTCCAATCCTGTTCAATGTATACTTTACCCAATCCTCTTGTGTACATAGTTCTTCTAACGGTTCCTGCCAGTCTACGAAAGGATGTGGAGCTGTCATCGTAAGAAGATGTCCTACTGTTATTTCAGATGAATGAACGTTATATTCCTGGAAAAATTCTATTATTTTTTGATCAACACTTTTTATATAGCCCTTATCTGTACATATCCCAATTAACGCAGAGATTATCGTTTTTGTAACTGACGCTATATGAAATGCATTATCTGGACTGTAACTATTATAATAATTTTCAAAAACAACATTTCCTCTCTGCACTACTAACATACCATTAATATTTTTGTATTCTTCTTTTATAATACAGTCTAGCTTTTCAGCAGTTTGCATTGTTCTTCCCCCTAAATCAATGATTCAAAAGGTTCGATTGGTACATATATATCAACTATATGTTTATTTTCCGGGTGCTGCCTTGGGTCATTTATATACATTTCAAAAGGATATGAATCTCTCGGTTTATATCCGCTATTTGGAAGCCACTCACCGTATAAGAAATCCCATGCTCCTTTATATTCATCTTGGAATATTTCAAAATGACCTACCGCATACTTTCCGGAAGGTATTACCATTATCCCAATGTCGCTCGTTTCTACTACGGACCCATCCGGAATTGTTATACATAAACTAGTTCTTAAATGATTGTCCTCAGTAAATTCATGATGATCGTGGTAAATGGTTAATACTTTCGTATCCTCAAATACATAATAGTTTTCCTCCGCTGCGTAATGAAATAATTTCTCTATCATTTTTGGAAAAGCTATCGTTAATTCTTCATATGTACCGATATGTCTTATATATGCGACGTTTATATTATTCACTGTTACAATTTCAACATTTCCTCGAACCTTCTTACACTCATTGTATTGAGAAGCTCTCCTTACGTCTTTGCAATTCTTGCTATTATCATTTCGATATTGTGACGGACTTACACCGTAATAATTTTTAAATGTACGGGAGAAAACTGCTGAATCTGTGAATCCGAAGTGATACGCAATATCTGTAATTGTCATATCCAAACGGTATGTAAGTAAATTTGTTGCTCTTTCTAATTTTAATCGGTTTGCATACCTTGATAATGGCTCATCTACTATCCCCTTAAAAATACGATGAAAATGAAACTTTGAAAATCCTGCTACATCCGCCAGCTCTTCAATTGAAAGTGAATCATCTATGTGTGATTCTATATAATCTTGCACTTTATAAATGCGGCGTAAGTACTCATTTCTACTTTGTTTACTCTCCATACTTTTATCTCCTCACAACAAAAAGGCTAACGTTAAGCTAGCCTACTTTTATACATTTTTTAAAAATAATACTCTACTACCGCCGTTCCCATCATAATTTGTATGTACTGATACACCCTCTACCTCATCATCCCCAGCCTCAATCCGAAAACCGATTTCTTGATGAAACTGTATCGACTTTTTGTTAATTGGTGACGTAATTGCTTTTACAATTTTACGGTTATTTGCACGCGCAACATCAAAGAAATAAGAATACAATGTCGATGCGATTCCTCTTCTTCTATACTTCGGATTGACACCGATAAAATGAACGTATGCTTCATCTTTATATGTTTGTGAAAAAAATCCACATAAGAAACTTAACATTTCGCCATCCTCTTCAATGATAAAACTCGTTTCTTGAAAGTGAACAAAAAACAATTTTGGCAACATGTCAGCCATGTCTCTCCCGCCCCACCAATCATTTAAAACTGAATGAATCTTTACATAATCTTCCCCTTGGATGTTTCTTACTCGCATATGTTTCTCCCTCTCACTCACTTCATTTTTTCATAAATTTTAATGACGGTTTCTACTAATAGAATGAATACCCATATCCCGCAAAATACAAGAACAGACTGGAATATGGATCCAATAATAATTACACCAACTGCACCTGACCCTAAAATTGATACTTCCCTGGATCATGTATAAGCGATCCAGCAGAAAAAGCCATTAAAATTGATCCTATTAAATAAATTACACTCATTATTTTTAATATTTTTATAGAAAGATACGAAGTTTTTTCTTGCTCCACTTGTGATAATTCGATCTCCCCACTCTCAATCCCTTTTTGCAAACAGTCTTCACATAGAAATTCTTCCTTAATTTTTTTACCACCGTGCATCGTACCTGTTATTTCTTTACATCTTGAACATTTTCGATTTATCATGGTGTTACCACTCCAATCTATTCAGATTATACTTATTTCATTCTTTATTTACCTTAATATTCCTTTTATGTATTTTATAGAGAAAGATCGTGTTTTATGATTTCAAAACTCACGTTTGGCTTGAAAAAATCTACCGCTCATTATGTATTAAGACCTAGTTGCTACGCAGTTATTTTTAACGATACTTGCTCAAAAGTAGCTATTATCGAAAAAGGAGACCGTTACTTTTTACCTGGTGGCGGTATGGAAGGTAATGAAACAAAAGAAGAATGTTTGCACCGTGAACTACTAGAGGAATTAGGATGGGCAATTGGAATTGATCAGTATATCGGTAATGCGGCTCGATATTTTTATGCAGAAAAGGAAGATACATATTATTTAAACGATGGGTTCTTTTATATTGCGAACATGGTGCAGAAACAAACTGAACGTTGTAAGGAAGGTCATGTTTTACGATGGATGTCTCCTTTACTTGCTGTAGAGCTTCTCATTCATGATCATCAAAAATGGGCCGTTGAACAAGCCCTTTTATTACGAAAACAAAAAGGATCTCCTTCTATATGAAAGAGATCCTTTTTACTGTTAACTTACTTTTTTCAAATTGAGAGCTGGCTTTTTGATTCCGCCCTTTTTTACAACATATAGACCCACAAAGATAATAAGTCCGCCAACGAGTTGCATCATATTGATTTGCTCCCCAATTGTTACTGCCGCAAAGATAACTGCGAATAATGGTACGAGATACATATAAACCATTACTTTCGTTGAGCCTATTTGACTAATACCGACATACCACATTGCTAGTCCGAAGATAGTCGCAAAGATGATTGAATATGCTAGTGATCCCCAGCTTGGCATATCTACTGGCCACGTTAAAGAATTTACGTTGAATAAACAGTATATAACTAGCGGTACAATTCCAATTAAAGTAGACCATGATGTAACTCTCATTGCGGAGTATTTTGTAATAAGAGGTTGCGCTAATATTGGATACCATCCCCACGCAATTGCTGCGACTAATCCAATTACATTTCCGAGCCATGCATATTCATAAGTAGCTCCTCCTGTATGCCCTGTTAATAAAACGAATGCTGCACCAATAAACGCTACTATTGAACCAATTTGTACTTTCATCGAAAAACGTTCTTGTTTGTGCAATACTGCTAATATCCCTGTAAAAATAGGTGACATCGCAATTAGTAATGAGGCGTTCGTTGCTGAAGTATATTTCACAGATAGCATAAACATCGTTTGATACATTGTCGTACCAACGATACCGACTGCTACTAATCGTAACCAATCTTTTCTTTCAATACGTAATGAGCGTTCCATTAAAAATGTAATAAGTAATAATACCGGAGATGCTACTAAAAATCGTAAACTATTAAATTGAATGGATGACATATATGCCACGCCATACTTTCCTATCGTATAATTTGCTCCCCATACTAATGCTACTGATACTAGGAGCCATTCCATTTGCCATCTTTTCATCCGAATCTCCCCTTCCATATTTAGCATAGTAAAATTGGCTGGATATAACACCGTCCAATTGGCTGTTTTTTTACCCAGCCAATTTGTTATACTGAATATATATAAGAGATTCGGAGGCGTTTGTATGGAATGGAAGCTAGATAACGACAGTAAAATCCCCATTTATCAGCAAGTTGTTGACTTTATTGAGAAACGTATTACATACGGAGAACTACCTCCAGGAAGCTTCCTACCTTCCGAACGAAAATTAGCTACGCAGTTAAATGTAAATCGAAGTACAGTTACTACTGCTTATAATGAATTACGTGCTATGGGAATTGTAGAAAGTACGACTGGTAAAGGGACACGTGTAAGTACACATATGTGGGGCGTTTCTCCAACATTAACGCCGAACTGGAGAAATTTCGTAGAAGGTGGTACTTTTTTACCAAACTTACCGTTACTTCGCCATATTCGTGCGGAAGTACAACAAAATGAAAATATTATAGATTTTGCAAACGGAGAGCTCGGTTGTAACCTCTATCCTCACGATCAACTACAAACGATTTTACGAGAACAACCGTTAACTCATTCATTAAGTTACGATCATCCGCAAGGCTATCTCCCGCTAAGACAAGCGGTCGTAAAATATATGAAGGAATACTTAAAAATTGAAGCGACTGAGCAGTCTATTATGATTACTTCTGGCGCACAGCAAGCACTTCACCTTATCGTGCAATGTTTATTAAATCCAGGTGATGCAGTCGCTTTTGAAAGTCCTTCACACTGTTATTCCTTACCGTTATTCCAATCAGCAGGTATTCGTATTTTCCCCTTACCTGTCGATGAACATGGTATTAATCCGGATGATGTGCAAGAATTATATAGAAAGCATCGGATTAAAATGATCTTTTTAAATCCCAATTTCCAAAATCCTACGGGAACAATGCTGCATCCAAACCGTAGAAAAAAACTATTATCACTTTGCGCAGACTTACGAATTGCGATTGTGGAAGATGATCCGTCCAGCTTACTTACGTTAGAAAAGAAACAACCTTGCCCTACTTTAAAATCAATAGATGAAAATGGGACAGTCATTTATGTACATTCCTTATCAAAAATGATTGCACCAGGTTTACGAGTCGGCTGGCTTGTCGCCCCGCAGTCTGTAGTAGAAAGGTTATCAGACGCAAGACACCAAATGGAATTAGGTATGAGCATTTTCCCGCAGTGGCTTATGCAGCAATTTTTCGAAACTGTACCATTTCAGTCTCATATCGTACCGTTACGAAAACAACTAGCAGAAAAAAGAGACGTTATCGTTCGCGCCTTAAACGAGCAACTTCACGATAAAATCTCTTTTTCAAACCCGACCGGTGGTATATACATATGGGGAAAATTAAACGAACCGATAAACGAAAAACAACTCATTATGCAAAGCTTAAAACAAGAAATCGCCTTTATGCCCGGTAGTATTTTCGGTGCGAAAGATGGCTATATTCGTTTATCTTATGGAAAAGTGAATATTGATCAAATTGAGGAAGGTATTTCTCGTTTGCGAGAAGCTATTTTAATTTGTGAAAAATGACTTTACATAAAGCTTTATCGTTTGACAAAAGAACAATCTACCATTATTATCAACACGAACCTAGTTATAGGAGTGATAAAGATGAAAATTTACGTTGATGCAGATGCTTGTCCTGTAAAAGATGTAATTATTTTTGAAGCTACGAGTGCAGAAATTCCTGTTACCCTCGTTACTAGCTTTTCTCATTATTCTAATGCTCAGCAGCCTAAAGGTGTGG
This Bacillus paramycoides DNA region includes the following protein-coding sequences:
- a CDS encoding serine hydrolase domain-containing protein; the protein is MQTAEKLDCIIKEEYKNINGMLVVQRGNVVFENYYNSYSPDNAFHIASVTKTIISALIGICTDKGYIKSVDQKIIEFFQEYNVHSSEITVGHLLTMTAPHPFVDWQEPLEELCTQEDWVKYTLNRIGQGGEIGSFKYSSAGAHLLSAIITSATGKSVREFANEHLFQPLGMREISNYNMKAFGFDDLFGKDVKGWVHDPNGISTGGWGLTLTARDMAKFGQLYLNEGIHNGKQILSKSWIKESTEMNQNQYGYLWWLREEAGIFSYCAMGDGGNVICCIPEKELVVVIASEVMPNARDRWELIVKYIFPYIGSNK
- a CDS encoding AraC family transcriptional regulator; its protein translation is MESKQSRNEYLRRIYKVQDYIESHIDDSLSIEELADVAGFSKFHFHRIFKGIVDEPLSRYANRLKLERATNLLTYRLDMTITDIAYHFGFTDSAVFSRTFKNYYGVSPSQYRNDNSKNCKDVRRASQYNECKKVRGNVEIVTVNNINVAYIRHIGTYEELTIAFPKMIEKLFHYAAEENYYVFEDTKVLTIYHDHHEFTEDNHLRTSLCITIPDGSVVETSDIGIMVIPSGKYAVGHFEIFQDEYKGAWDFLYGEWLPNSGYKPRDSYPFEMYINDPRQHPENKHIVDIYVPIEPFESLI
- a CDS encoding GNAT family N-acetyltransferase, producing MRVRNIQGEDYVKIHSVLNDWWGGRDMADMLPKLFFVHFQETSFIIEEDGEMLSFLCGFFSQTYKDEAYVHFIGVNPKYRRRGIASTLYSYFFDVARANNRKIVKAITSPINKKSIQFHQEIGFRIEAGDDEVEGVSVHTNYDGNGGSRVLFLKNV
- a CDS encoding NUDIX hydrolase; the encoded protein is MISKLTFGLKKSTAHYVLRPSCYAVIFNDTCSKVAIIEKGDRYFLPGGGMEGNETKEECLHRELLEELGWAIGIDQYIGNAARYFYAEKEDTYYLNDGFFYIANMVQKQTERCKEGHVLRWMSPLLAVELLIHDHQKWAVEQALLLRKQKGSPSI
- a CDS encoding DMT family transporter, whose product is MKRWQMEWLLVSVALVWGANYTIGKYGVAYMSSIQFNSLRFLVASPVLLLITFLMERSLRIERKDWLRLVAVGIVGTTMYQTMFMLSVKYTSATNASLLIAMSPIFTGILAVLHKQERFSMKVQIGSIVAFIGAAFVLLTGHTGGATYEYAWLGNVIGLVAAIAWGWYPILAQPLITKYSAMRVTSWSTLIGIVPLVIYCLFNVNSLTWPVDMPSWGSLAYSIIFATIFGLAMWYVGISQIGSTKVMVYMYLVPLFAVIFAAVTIGEQINMMQLVGGLIIFVGLYVVKKGGIKKPALNLKKVS
- a CDS encoding PLP-dependent aminotransferase family protein → MEWKLDNDSKIPIYQQVVDFIEKRITYGELPPGSFLPSERKLATQLNVNRSTVTTAYNELRAMGIVESTTGKGTRVSTHMWGVSPTLTPNWRNFVEGGTFLPNLPLLRHIRAEVQQNENIIDFANGELGCNLYPHDQLQTILREQPLTHSLSYDHPQGYLPLRQAVVKYMKEYLKIEATEQSIMITSGAQQALHLIVQCLLNPGDAVAFESPSHCYSLPLFQSAGIRIFPLPVDEHGINPDDVQELYRKHRIKMIFLNPNFQNPTGTMLHPNRRKKLLSLCADLRIAIVEDDPSSLLTLEKKQPCPTLKSIDENGTVIYVHSLSKMIAPGLRVGWLVAPQSVVERLSDARHQMELGMSIFPQWLMQQFFETVPFQSHIVPLRKQLAEKRDVIVRALNEQLHDKISFSNPTGGIYIWGKLNEPINEKQLIMQSLKQEIAFMPGSIFGAKDGYIRLSYGKVNIDQIEEGISRLREAILICEK